AAGGAAGGCCACAAACCTAATTATGTTCATTATGCTAGTACATTCTACATTATTAAATACCAAACACTTTCTACCCTTTCGGCTACCACATTTATGATAGCAACTTCTGTGCTCTTCCATTTACTCCGTATTAGATGTTACACTTCCATCTACAAAAAACTTTCAACCACACGTCGGAAGACTTTAAATTTAACTTCAATTGCATGCAATGCACCTTAATTTAGAACAAAATAACACATACCTGCATGACTATCTatgcaataaaaataatatatcatATTCGAAGCTGCATGTAACgggttttttcaattttttctttgtGCCAGCCATTGTAAACCACGCATAAAGAAATACATTGTCAGTATTACATAATAACGTAATAAGAAGATAAATGTTAGAGTTACCACACAAAAAGATGGATAATAAACCCTTcaccacaaaccctaaaaccaTCAACCATGAACCCTAACCAACAAACCCCAAACCCCAGAAACAGTAAACCGTCAGCACAAGACCAAACAAACATTATCCACGGCCGTTCAAGGTTTCCCAATAAGCCAGCCGCTCCCTAAGCCGAGCGTTCTCAGCCTCCAGTTCAGCGACACGGGAGTCGACGGACAGACTAGATATTCGCTCCAAATCCATAAGACGTTCCCTGCAACTTTGAGCGACGTAGTGATTGTAGTCGAGGATCTCCTTCCCAGACTCTCCAACAACCGCTTGCAGGGATGATAAAGCGGCATCTTGCCTGGCCATGCGTTCATCGGCTGAGAACCTACCGTTGGCCATAAAGTTGATTCCGTCCGGTGGGCCCCCCACATGCACAACAAACCCATAGTAGCGGTCGCCATGAACGTAAACGCAATCGTGGGGCTCAAACACTGGAGGGTCTGTCTTAAGGGCGTCACATGCCCTGCGCAGCATTTGCTCAAGGTCTTCCATGATGACAAACTGGTCAGGATTCACCGTGGGGACAACCTCTACACTTTCAAACCAGAAAAAACAATAACAATGAGTAAACGTAAAGGTTAACAGGGAAAAAAGATAATGTGAAACCCCCTACCGTCGTCGCGGAGAGGGGCGCCAGGGCGAGTTCCTCCGGAAGAACCACTTCCATCACCAACGGTGGGGCTCGACATTGTTTCAACCCAATGAACAGCGATTCACTCACAAAAGGATGTAACAACCTTCAATCTTATTAACAAATTCCTCAGCGAAGTAATCTCAAACATCAAACTTATTGATATTTATATATGACATGCCTCATCACATTCTCCATTCCAATTATGTATACAAAGTTATCTCAGTGGACAGTCACACCGCTTCCCCATGGCTTTAAATTCGATAATAAATGTATTAACCTCACCTATCCGTTTTTCCCACCTTCCACCATATGTTCAACGCTTTATTATCTCATTTTAAACGCGTCACATTTAATCTCCTCTCTATGTGATACACGAAACAAAATTGAAAAACACAAAAGTCACAGCCATGATATTAAAGTACCCAAAACTACGCAGATAACattaaaaattaactattaactATTCATAAATTAAACGGCTAAGAATATGCCCGAACCTTTAACAATCTTCTGAGTGCACGTGGAATAATGTATACTACTACAGGTTTAGAAAAGTGTAGCTAACTAACAACTATTGTTTAACAACGTCTGAAAAATGTATTATAATAACATTAatagagtaaatttaattaggaGAGTGGTAGGGGaacattgttcaaaaatcttcTTGGTAATGTATTATTTTCCaataattaataatatcattTCCCATACAGTTTTCATTTTTCACCATAATATAGTTACGCTTACTCTAACGTTTAATATTACGCATGCATAACTCAGAATGTATGTGACACAATCAACTTTAGGTTTCTAACGGGATCGGTGGACTTATAAATATGGAGGCTACACTACTATGCCACACTCCAAACCCCATACTCTAAACACGTATCCCCATCCCCATCGAAATAGGAACCAACAGGAACAAACTGAAGATGACAATCGactgtttttcaaaaatcgctTTCATTCCGAACGACATCTGGGTAGCAATAACCATTAAAGTTGCGTCACACTCCATTCGCGACCTGTGCAGTCTCAGAATGACCTGTAAGGCTGCACGCAATGCGGGAGACACCGATATTGTTCGCCGGAGTGTTTCCATCCCACCGCCGCATGCCACGCCGTGGTGGTGGTGCATCAACCCAGAGTCAAAGAGATTCTTTGATCGCTGCATGGTAGCTGGCCATCCAGAACTTCTGTTTCGAGAGGCACTTCGGGAACTCTTCATCAGACGTAACGAAAACGTTGGCCTCCAGATGCTGAATAGTGCAACAAGTACAGGCCATGCAGCAGCCAAATACGCACTGAGCATGACGTTGCTGCTTCGCACGGACGACAACGTCGGAAAACAAAAAGGGCTGGAACTGTATCGCCAGCTTGATGCGGCTGGTTCACTCGCTGATTGTAACGTAAGGTGCTTTTCAATTCTGATAATCTTGTGGTCAGGTGAGGTCCAAATGCCACACATACAAGAACAACACACCGTCTGTGCCTCACCTACGTGCTTCACGAGGGGCCACATGCCTCTTCTGTATGACTATCGCAGACGTGCAGCGGAGCGAAACTCCGTCCATGCTTTCGGAGGGGCCGCTCATATCCCCTGCATCCAGTGTCGCGCAGACTACGACCTGCAAGCCTTCGTCAACCTCCCATGAGTTAATACAATTTAAATAAAACCTGTATATTAAACGTTAAACAAATGAGTCGATACAATTGAATTACGTACTTGTTTTATATTTCATTTGTTAAAATTAAGTATTGAAATTTGTATTATATTTCATAATATTTTATTTCAACCAGAACCATGTCCTTAAGCAAACCAAAATTAGCCTAGTTTATGCTCCTTGGTAAACGACACATGTGAGCCCCACATTCGATAACATTTCCAACCGTTGGAAATATTACAGTTGCACAATTTCAATTTCCTATTCAAATCACAGTAGCCATACTCGTTGCCTTTAAAAACCACCAAAACCAACCTCACAGCTTAAACATACTCCACACAACTCTCCCTTGGAATGTCAAAATGGTCCGTGCCAAGAAGAAATACTATGTTGTTTTCGTAGGGAGGGTTCCTGGTATCTATAGTTCCTGGCCGGCCTGTCATAGCCAAGTTAACGAATTTAGCGGCAACCTCCATAAGTCTTACGAAACCTTAGATGAAGCTCGCATGGCGTTCGAACAATTCGTATCTGCCAGACGATTAGAGACTCAGCTCACCAACAATGGTCCTCTAGCGCAACAAATTCATGCAACATCCATTTGCCAGAACCCATCACCCATTCCTGACCAACTACTCCCTTTCGACGAAGGCAGACAGGAGCAACGTCAAATTGAAGGAGGGGAGAACCACTCAACTGTCCGTCAACCCAACCGATCCAACCAGAGGCGCCGGCAACGAAATCCCTACCCGTGTATCCTATTTAGCTTCGTTACCATGTTCGTCCTATACTTAACTCTGGTTAGGAAGTAGGCTCCTCTTAACCTTAGTTATAACAGCACCTACCACCATGTGTTTCCAGCCTTGTAGCAGTCTTACATTTCACTGTCTTCCATTGTTTACTTTTTAACGTATATTCTATTGTAATAATTAATCTAATGTTCACTTCACGCATAACATCACCTTATTATTCCAGCGTATCTGTTATTAACTCAGCGATGTCTAATTATTCAAACGTGATTTTAGCACATTAATCCGTTAATCCATTTACCCTCCTCATCTGTTTACGGCATCTCAACACATACGGTACATGCATGCTAAGATATTTACATATAGACAAATTTAATGTCAGATACGATAATTTTTGTTCATTTTGATATTTTACATTCTTATTATGATAGTACATAACGTTACTGAGGTTTTGTAAgacaaatattttctaaaaatataatAAGACAAAACGTCgttgtgaataatatatatttttttattataaaaaagccAAAACGTGATACacgttttgtaaaaaaaaaaatatttgtttttatatAAACAAACTAACTTGCCCAATGTAAGTAACAAGAAAAAACCACAACAATCTTATCATCTGGTGCAATTGGGGATTGAGAATGACACACATTTAATTAATGATAATAATTTCACGAAACACATACAG
The DNA window shown above is from Arachis ipaensis cultivar K30076 chromosome B08, Araip1.1, whole genome shotgun sequence and carries:
- the LOC107611674 gene encoding putative F-box protein At1g67623, with product MTIDCFSKIAFIPNDIWVAITIKVASHSIRDLCSLRMTCKAARNAGDTDIVRRSVSIPPPHATPWWWCINPESKRFFDRCMVAGHPELLFREALRELFIRRNENVGLQMLNSATSTGHAAAKYALSMTLLLRTDDNVGKQKGLELYRQLDAAGSLADCNVRCFSILIILWSGEVQMPHIQEQHTVCASPTCFTRGHMPLLYDYRRRAAERNSVHAFGGAAHIPCIQCRADYDLQAFVNLP